In Pseudophryne corroboree isolate aPseCor3 chromosome 3, aPseCor3.hap2, whole genome shotgun sequence, a genomic segment contains:
- the LOC135055732 gene encoding gastrula zinc finger protein XlCGF49.1-like codes for MEASDTVSQNGTPTDWGKSKLKKNQVDIIRTSSKGNKSHETKIPTTPDKKTQDHMEIKDLSPCKTKIGSGRQSLKIQQNAQVKHLSVKVTEQNEVDDSVCDEQEDQALLKVKPFICVVCQKSFAQKSNLVTHFRVHTGSRPYMCMECGKTFSTSSNAVTHQRVHTGERPYSCGECGKKFSISSNLVTHQRVHTGERPYICSECGKSFTHRSNLVIHRRAHSGEKPYACFTCGKTFTHSSHLVAHQKVHI; via the coding sequence ATGGAAGCTTCTGATACAGTGTCTCAGAATGGGACACCAACGGACTGGGGCAAGTCAAAACTGAAGAAGAACCAAGTAGATATTATCAGAACATCGTCCAAAGGGAACAAATCCCATGAAACGAAAATTCCCACAACCCCtgataaaaagacacaggatcataTGGAAATTAAAGATCTCTCTCCTTGTAAAACAAAAATTGGATCCGGTCGTCAGTCATTAAAAATTCAGCAGAATGCACAAGTGAAGCATTTATCGGTGAAGGTCACAGAGCAAAATGAAGTTGATGACTCAGTCTGCGATGAACAAGAAGACCAAGCTCTCCTGAAAGTCAAACCATTTATATGCGTTGTTTGTCAGAAAAGTTTTGCCCAGAAATCAAACCTTGTAACCCACTTTAGAGTCCACACTGGGTCCAGGCCGTATATGTGCATGGAATGCGGAAAGACCTTCAGTACCAGCTCAAACGCGGTTACCCACCAGAGAGTGCACACGGGAGAGAGGCCCTACAGCTGTGGGGAATGTGGGAAaaagttcagtatcagctccaacTTGGTGACCCATCAGAGGGTCCATACAGGAGAAAGACCCTACAtctgctctgaatgtgggaaaagCTTCACTCACCGCTCAAATCTGGTCATACATCGCAGAGCACACTCAGGCGAGAAGCCGTATGCATGCTTTACGTGTGGGAAAACATTTACTCACAGCTCTCACCTTGTCGCTCATCAAAAAGTTCACATTTAA